The Leptidea sinapis chromosome 15, ilLepSina1.1, whole genome shotgun sequence genome window below encodes:
- the LOC126968488 gene encoding uncharacterized protein LOC126968488, whose product MTFCIQVLNPLDAVCDKERNDAVCVSNLKSAKDIDKSILQERPDVKIFLPFRFHFYKPKDLFKENTYKNYLVAPGADHVLSLVDEISYVAPPAPPLSQMHELSPELFCNGDNRPADCPVDCRCTHMIDVPLNSVVEIVLVDEVQSPNLSHPFHLHGAPYNVIGMGRSPDKNIKKINLKHALDLDRKGLLHRQYDLPPFKDTIAVPNNGYVVLRLKADNPGYWLFHCHFIYHIVIGMNLILHIGTQADLPPVPPNFPRCGNHLPSITPPYYPVIH is encoded by the exons ATGACTTTCTGTATTCAGGTCCTAAACCCGCTTGACGCAGTATGTGACAAGGAGCGAAATGACGCTGTATGTGTCAGTAATTTGAAGTCAGCAAAAGACATAGACAAAAGTATACTGCAAGAAAGACCAGATGTCAAGATATTTCTGCCTTTTAGATTCCATTTCTACAAGCCCAAGGATCTATTTAAGGAAAACACCTACAAGAATTATTTAG ttGCTCCCGGTGCAGATCATGTGTTGAGTTTAGTTGACGAGATATCATACGTGGCGCCACCGGCCCCACCTCTGTCCCAAATGCACGAACTATCACCAGAACTGTTCTGCAACGGAGATAATAGGCCGGCCGACTGTCCTGTAGACTGCAGATGTACCCATATGATTGATGTGCCTCTGAACTCTGTTGTTGAGATTGTTCTTGTTGATGAAG TTCAATCTCCAAATCTATCGCATCCGTTCCATCTTCACGGCGCGCCATACAATGTGATCGGTATGGGGCGATCTCCCGAcaaaaatatcaagaaaatCAACCTGAAACATGCTCTGGACTTGGACAGAAAAGGACTCCTACACCGGCAGTATGATCTGCCGCCGTTCAAAGATACCATCGCCGTACCCAACAATGGTTACGTGGTTCTGAGACTGAAAGCTGACAATCCAG GATACTGGCTCTTCCATTGTCACTTTATCTATCATATAGTGATAGGAATGAACTTGATTTTACACATCGGAACGCAAGCGGACTTACCACCAGTACCCCCGAACTTCCCAAGATGTGGCAATCACTTACCATCGATTACCCCGCCTTACTATCCAGTTATACATTGA